In Arthrobacter sp. B3I4, the following proteins share a genomic window:
- the rimI gene encoding ribosomal protein S18-alanine N-acetyltransferase — protein MVPADIPAVHALEASLFPVDAWPVQMFVDELSQTDTRRYLVAEADGEIVGYAGLMCIEPIADVQTIAVVPEHEGRGIGSAMLTELIEESRLRHAADVLLEVRADNPRAQQLYRRFGFEQIHVRPRYYRDGVDALIMRLQLQTADTSHTTPSTETGPA, from the coding sequence CCTCTTCCCGGTGGACGCCTGGCCCGTGCAGATGTTCGTCGACGAACTGTCCCAGACCGATACCCGGCGGTATCTGGTCGCCGAGGCCGACGGTGAGATCGTCGGTTACGCCGGATTGATGTGCATCGAGCCCATCGCGGACGTCCAGACCATCGCCGTCGTGCCCGAACACGAAGGCCGCGGCATTGGGTCAGCCATGTTGACCGAGCTCATCGAGGAAAGCCGGTTGCGGCACGCCGCCGATGTGCTGCTGGAAGTGCGGGCCGACAATCCCCGCGCCCAGCAGCTCTACCGGCGCTTCGGCTTCGAGCAGATCCACGTCCGGCCGCGCTATTACCGCGACGGCGTCGACGCGCTGATCATGCGGCTCCAGCTGCAGACCGCGGACACGAGCCACACCACACCGTCTACCGAAACAGGCCCAGCATGA
- the tsaD gene encoding tRNA (adenosine(37)-N6)-threonylcarbamoyltransferase complex transferase subunit TsaD, with amino-acid sequence MNRQESQPLVLGIESSCDETGVGIVRGTRLLANTVSSSMEEHVRFGGVIPEIASRAHLDAFVPTLREALAAADVTLDDVDAIAVTSGPGLAGALMVGVCAAKALAVATGKPLYAINHLVAHVGVGLLEPDTPEAGAAAPAALPENLGALLVSGGHTEILRIRSITDDVELLGSTIDDAAGEAYDKVARLLGLGYPGGPAIDKLARTGNAKAIRFPRGLTQPKYMGTAEEPGPHRYDWSFSGLKTAVARCVEQFEGRGEELPVADIAAAFQEAVVDVITSKAVLACRENGITELLLGGGVAANSRLRQLTEQRCTSAGIRLTVPPLSLCTDNGAMVAALGAQLVMSGTAPSGIGFAPDSSMPVTSVSA; translated from the coding sequence ATGAACCGGCAAGAATCCCAGCCGCTGGTGCTGGGCATCGAATCCTCCTGCGACGAAACCGGCGTCGGCATTGTCCGCGGCACCCGGCTGCTGGCCAACACCGTCTCCTCATCCATGGAGGAGCACGTCCGCTTCGGCGGGGTCATTCCCGAAATCGCTTCACGAGCACACCTTGACGCTTTCGTGCCCACGCTCCGGGAGGCGCTCGCAGCCGCGGACGTCACCCTGGACGACGTCGACGCCATTGCCGTCACGTCCGGCCCCGGCCTGGCCGGTGCGCTGATGGTCGGGGTCTGTGCAGCCAAGGCGCTCGCCGTCGCTACCGGAAAGCCGCTGTACGCGATCAACCACCTGGTCGCGCACGTCGGTGTCGGCCTGCTCGAACCGGACACCCCGGAGGCAGGCGCAGCCGCGCCGGCTGCCCTTCCGGAGAACCTCGGGGCGCTGCTGGTCTCCGGCGGCCACACCGAGATCCTGCGGATCCGCAGCATCACGGACGACGTCGAACTGCTTGGTTCCACCATCGATGACGCCGCCGGCGAGGCCTACGACAAGGTCGCCCGGCTGCTGGGGCTCGGCTACCCGGGCGGCCCGGCCATCGACAAGCTCGCGCGCACCGGCAACGCCAAAGCCATCCGGTTTCCGCGCGGCCTCACCCAGCCCAAGTACATGGGCACCGCGGAGGAACCCGGCCCGCACCGCTACGACTGGTCGTTCAGCGGACTCAAGACCGCCGTCGCACGCTGCGTGGAGCAGTTCGAGGGCCGCGGTGAAGAATTGCCGGTAGCGGACATCGCCGCGGCCTTCCAGGAGGCGGTGGTGGACGTGATCACCTCGAAGGCCGTGCTGGCCTGCCGCGAAAACGGCATCACCGAACTGCTGCTGGGCGGGGGAGTCGCCGCCAACTCGCGGCTCCGCCAGCTCACCGAGCAGCGCTGCACCTCCGCGGGTATCCGGCTGACTGTTCCGCCGCTCTCGCTGTGTACGGACAACGGCGCCATGGTGGCCGCGCTCGGTGCCCAGCTGGTGATGTCCGGAACTGCCCCCAGCGGGATCGGCTTCGCGCCTGATTCGTCGATGCCGGTGACGTCCGTCTCTGCCTGA